The following DNA comes from Palaemon carinicauda isolate YSFRI2023 chromosome 22, ASM3689809v2, whole genome shotgun sequence.
GCCAAGATTTGCAGTGTTTTAATCGTTCTCATAgactatttgcatatatgtatatagtatatccatacactgcattatatatacattatatatatatatatatatatatatatatatatatatatatatattatatatatatatatattatatatatatatatatattatatatatatgtatatatatatatatatatatatatatatatatatatatatacacacacacacacacacatatatatatatatatatatatatatatatatatattgtacatatacacatacatatatatatatatatatatataaataaatatatatatatatatatatatatatgtgtgtgtgtatgtatgtatataaatgtattatatatatacaatatatatatatatatatatatatatatatatatacagtatatatatatacatatatacagtatacatatatatatatatatatatatatacatatatacagtatacatatatatatatatatatatatatatatatatatatatatatctatatatatatatgtatactgtataaatgtatatatatatatatgtatatatatactgtatatatatatatatatatatatatatatatacagtatatatatatatatatatatatatatatatatatatatatatatatatatatatgatattcattgaGATCAAACCCTGGCCACTCAAGCAAAATCCGAGGCCACCACCAACCAAGACTAAAGAGGAACCCCTAACAAATGTTGTAACCGagtagactacacacacacacacacacacacacacacacacacacacccatctgCAACGTTTCTACCATCTTCTGTTTTCACCAGTGATCTAATAGGAGATGTTTCATTCGAATGACTCTTTCTGACTGAAAATGATAGAAATACGTACAAACTCGCGTttgcaaaaggaaaataattttttctcaCGTAAGTATCGAACCTTGAAAGCCAAGGGCACTACAAAACAGACTGAAGAGACCACGTGAGACAATCGCATCcgatgtgattttatatatatatatatatttatatatatatatatatatatatatatatatatatatatatatatatatatatatgtatatatatatatatatatgtatatatacatatatatataaatatatatacagtatatatatatatatatatatatatatatatatatatatatatataaataaatatatgtacagtacatatatatatatatatatatatatatatatatatatatataatttatatacatatgtatatatatatatatatatatgtgtatatgcacatcatatatatatatatatatatatatatatatatatatatatatatatatatatatatacaaatatatataaatatatatatatacatatatatatatataaattatatatatatatgaatatatatatgtaatttatatatatatatatatatatatatatatatatatatatgtatatatatatatatatatatatatatatatatatatatatatatatatatataagcgtgtgaaCATGTgtgatgaatacacacacaaaaagatatatatatatatatatatatatatatatatatataaatgtacatatactatatatattcatatatatacatatacatgtgggtTTGTATACTTGCTGGCCTGGTTtcgactaagaggcataggttcgaatccttgcccatccagaagcatttatcataaatgaatttccagttggtATACAATGTCAAAGGTAGAGTTCGATATTAAATGCCCTTCTAgttgatatttacgttgattaaTATCaagagtattagtgatatatagatatatatatatatatatatatatatatatatatatatatatatatatatatatattgtatattcattttaatatatatatatacatatatatatatatatatatatatatatatatatatattgtatattcattttaatatatatacatatatatatatatatatatatatatatagagagagagagagagagagagagagagagagagagagagagagagagagagagagagagagagagatatctgtgtgcatgtacagtatgtatatgtatatatttatatacatacatatatatgtatatatatatatatatatatatatatgtgtgtgtgtgtgtgtgtgtttgtgtgtatgtctgtgtgtgtgtgtgtgtatgtctgtgtgtgtgacaCGGCTGCAATTAATGCTGTCGGACGCTGTCATGGGAATGATATCTTCAAGGAAATTTCTAATCCTAAAGGAACAGTGTCATAAGACACACTTGCAGACGAACTATAATGCATGACATAAAATCCACGGATAAGGAACATACAAACTGAACTGTCGTGAATATGACATCGATTTTAGAATAAAGATTCAGCGTAATTTTTGTGTTCTTGCTTGGCTCACGATATTTGTCAAAATTGTTGCTCCTTCCTTCAGGAGGAACCACAAATGGGAAAAAATGTCCGGCAAAAGGTATGACTGAGAATCATGATTATGTTTTTTTCCTTTGTGTACGTTTTTCATTGTTATCCATGCAAACTTTAAGTCACCTCCTTAACCTTGACAGATTATTATTCATTTCTGCCATTTCCTATATGACGACAAAATTTCTTCTAATTTTGATTTCTAAATTTGAAATCTCATGGAGCAGTGAATGAAAATTTCCCTTGCAACGTTTATGGTACCAATATATTTTTCCCACTACGACTTATGCCTGAATTTATGATATTCAACGTTTCCCGTATCGGTTGATACTAGTTTCAGTGTTTTGGTGTTATCAAGTGCGTGCGTGATTGTATAAGGGGTCGACTCAACGTGGCCAAAGTGCGCCGTGATGAGGGCTGCGCATGCATGACGTCACAGTGTTGCCGGAACTCATTGGTGGAATCGATTAGCTTGTGTATCCTTTCCTCTGACTGGTCATGTTGAAGAATAATGCAAACTTGCTTTCCATGCGATGGATAAAGGGATATAGTTTCTTGGACAGTTTATATCTGTTGATGGTGACATAATATGACGAGATATCTCATTATTTGGCCATAGCAACAACCTGCAAAATTCAGCATATATCTTGTTTTTCACGAAAGCCGATGTCTTCCTTTGAGGCTCCGCCCACATCCCGCGTTGTCTAACAATACCAGCGGTGAGAGAGGCATGAATGTCAGTTGCTACCGAGCCCCCTTACCGGTAACTTGTTCTTGAGCCGCCCTCTTATGTGCACTGTCCTGAGATCTTATACGCAGCGATACTTTTAGAATTGTGATTTTGTGACATTGATTTTTCCTTTAACGACATGGCGCCACAAGCCCCAGATGCAGCAGTGAAAGATGGCCTCATATCCGATGATCTCACTCCCCATGAGCACGCAGAGTTAGAGGATAGAGAGTTGAGAATTAATCTACGGCAAATTATCTCCAACCTGCGAAATCTAGACTGGTCCAAAGTTGTATGGAGAAATCTTGTATTATTTGTCATTCTACACGTTTATTCAGTGTATGGTCTATATTTGGCCGTCATTTACGCAAAATGGAAAACCATATTCTTCAGTATTGTTTTGTATTTCATGGCCGCCCTTGGCATTACAATGGGAGCCCACCGTCTTTGGTCACATCGTTCGTTTAAGGCGCGCACACCTCTTCGAATCGTTTTAGCCTTGTTCCAGACCATTGCTTTCCAGAATGACATCTTCGAGTGGGCTCGAGATCACAGAGTTCATCATAAATACAGTGAGACAGACGCCGATCCCCATAACGCCCGGCGTGGATTCTTCTTCTCGCACATGGGTTGGCTCATGTACCGTAAACACCCAGACGTCATTGCCAAGGGTAAAGGCCTCGACCTCTCCGATCTAGAAAACGACCCCATCGTCATGTTCCAAAGGAAGTACTATTTACCTGCAGTCATTACCACCTGTTTCTTGTTGCCTACAGTTATCCCCTGGATGTATTGGAATGAACATATTGTGACCTCACTCATGGTCGCTGGGTTTTTGAGGTACACCATAGTATTGCACATTACCTGGTTCGTGAACTCCCTGGCTCACTGGGTTGGTAACAAGCCCTACGACAAGAGTATTTACCCCTCACAAAACCCAGTTGTAGCCTATCTGGCCCTTGGGGAGGGATGGCACAATTACCACCACGTCTTCCCCTGGGATTACCGCACCGCCGAATTAGGAGGACTCATCAACTACAACATCACCTGCCTCGTCATCGACTTTTGTGAAAAAATCGGACAAGCCTACGACCTGAGAACAGTCAAACCCGAAATGATAGAACGACGAGTCAATCGCACGGGCGACGGAACATACGCACCGCTGGCACAAAAAACGAAGTGAGAGACACAGAAAAGAACCGCTTGCCCACCTTtctctgttccctctgcacaaccgtCATTACTGTACTCTCCTTTACAATGCACTTCCCACGACATGAAACGCACGCAAGCCCCTTCGCTGCTCTGATTATATAGGATTGCACCTCTCTATCCAatatagaaaaaaaggaacttcactaagattgactgattgatttgaggttttctggagtTTGCACCAATTGACTGAACTCCTATTTTAGATTTCTAATGTAAGAATTCCATCTCCCTATCCGGAACATCCTTGGTTAAGGTATTGAGAAAAAAGTATGGGGAAAATAAAGTTTTAAGATATTTGTAAAGATTTTCCACACTTTAAAAGTAtttatacctcatatatatatatatatatatatatatatatatatatatatatatatatatatatatatatatatatatatatatatatatattcattcgtgtGCGTGTTCATAATATGTACTTTAACCAATTTGATATTTCTAATAGATTTTACAACGAACTGTTGGAAAGCAATTGCCCTAAAGTGAAAGTCTTCAGCAAACCAGGTCTTTCTCTTTAAATTATGTGCATATAAGAAATGTGGAGACGTCAACAAAAAGAGATGTGAGTGCATATATTTCTtcatggatttttttatttttgttgagtTTTACATTGGATATTTATTAGTCTTTCTTATGTAACCACTCTAGGATATGTCTGTGATCTGTGTTTACTGTGGGAGTTAGAAAAGTTTTACTTTTGTGATACGATTAAGTTGTAGAGGGTGTTTTAAACTAACTTTCGTGACAGCAAACTGAAAGATTATCGAAAGTTATTAACTGCCCAACGGAATTTTATGTCAATTTCTTGGAGTAAATTTGAATAGTGTTTTTGGGAGTACCTGGTTACTCGAAATTTCatagtgtgtatgtgagagagagagagagagagagagagagagagagagagagagcttcaagtgTTGAACTGTCAGGAAGTGAAATGTGAGAGGTTAGATGAACCTTTGTACGTATGCATCCTTCCTTTGTGACCGGATGGAAAATTgagagaagagttttttttttctttctttcttttttgtgcaTTGCCTCGATGAATAACTATTGGGTGGAACGGGTTGGGGCAGGTTCTCGCAAGCACACAGTCAACGCTGTACTTTCACTCTTGTCTTTTAGAAATTGAAACTGAAGCCGTAGGATGTTAAGTAAACCtgccgaactctctctctctctctctctctctctctctctctctctctctctctctctcttctggtacttattttcattgttattatgatcgATATGATCATATTTGGAATTATTTCTTGACAGTATTAATAGACCTATGATTAGTTTCCTTCGCATATGTTCAACATTACCAAGTTTTTTGTTTTCCCCCACATAACCCGCCCCCCTCTCCCCACAGTGTTTTTCTGCTTTTCTACTGTAGAATTGAGCAGCCCTAAAGGACGTGTTCAAATAAGAGAAACCAAACAGAAATAAAAAGTATGACGTCATTCCGTTCTACCTTTAAGGCCTCTGCATAAGAAGTATGATTGATGAGATTTATAAATGTCTCTTTTTAGCCGTATGAAAGTTCTTAATACTTAACTTTATGAACCAGATTTTTTTAGACAGTTTAATCCGTAGCTGtacctaaaaaagaaaataattggttACACACCATAACGACAAATGATAAATTTACACTCCGTAGGATATATGAACCACgtgtattattttttaattgtgaCAATTTAGACACTGAGacaatattttctattatcatAATAGATGTGAGCATGAAGCACAAGCTACTGTTTAATGTTATGCTAAAACATACTCTgattttatttgtgtgtatatatatatatatatatatatatatatatatatatatatatatatatatatgtatgtatgtatacatacatacacgtgtgtgtgtgtggcagcGTGTGTTTGTGAATGGCAAGTGCAAATTCTCTTTAAGCACCTTCAAATTCCAGTGTGAGTTTATTATTGCTGATGTATTTACCGTTTGCTACGTAGCTTAGTATAGCTTGAAGTGTGTGAATTTGCACCTCGTActctgatttgttttattttctatatatttttttgtgttaaaTGTAATTGTCCCATCATATATGCACTACAAACGCACTCGTGGGCACTAGGATGTTATTAGAAATTTTATGCACAATTTAACatgatattttgttaaaatgtCTAGCTAGATAACATGTGTTTGATTCCAATTCAGCTGTTGATTTTTGTTGTTAGAATAAAAAAATAGAGGTATCTGTTAATCTGACTTCAAGGTTGATTTCCAAAATCAagtgtattttgttgtttttaattacGAAGTtagtttcttgtttcttttctctcTGTATGATAAATGTCATACCAGCCAGTCGTGAACCGAATGTCTATAATTTGTCTTAAGAGGTTTGGTTCAAGATTATCGTAAGATATCCTGAAGAGTTAGTTGTGATTCTATCTGCAGCTTAAGATTGGTAAGGTAGACACAATCGTTGTTTTTGTGTTTAAACATATGTAATCTTACTTATCAATTTTAGGAAgggaaattagtattttttttttctctgaaatgacACCAAAACCATCATTATTTTGGAGTTCAACGACGTTTTATGTTAAAATATCACTCTGTTCATGTTTTCAACATTACTTAAAAGTTTCTAAACACTTGTTATGTGCATATAAACATATCAGATCTTGTTCAGTTATGTTATGAAGTTAATGTTTAGTTTGGAAAAAAGTAAAATTGAAGCATTCCaggatttttgtatttttttagagGTTATGATTATTTTGAGTTTAGGAAGAGAAGTGAAATGAACCATACatagtttttaaagtatttttgcaGCTTTTATATATGTAAAACTTTAGAAAAGCCTGAAATTATACTTGAAATTAATGCAGTTAGAAACCAAAAAGTCAATTTGATTTTTaggttaaaatagataaataagcatTTTCTTCACTCCCTGTTATCTCGAATAAATGATTTCCCGAAAATGTCTTGTATCATAACTTGGTGTCATGGTTTACCTGATGTGAACTTAAGCTTTTTGTGTATTCACTTTGGAAGCCAAGGGCTTATTAtgacaattttattttttcattgttactccagtatatttattatgattatttccttGTGAAATTAGTCATTTTTATCTGGAAGTTCACAGTTTCTTTCACAAATTTCAAATTGTTCTTTGAAAAGCTACTTATGTATGTTCATGAAAGGATTGGCCGAGTTTTGTTGAATCATTTTTTAATATGGATAGATAATACTTTTGGTTTTTTTGTAAGATGATATTATTTTTTGACATTGTCGAGATATGTCGTGATAATGCACTGCAATGTCCCTACCATGGATGGCCGTATTTTTAAACAAGTTAAGAGAGAGTTGGGTAGACTAACTTCAGTAGGGGAAAGGTTGATAATTGAGTTTGCAAATATATCATTCTATgtatcccttaaaaaaaaaagagagatgttcTTATTAACCCATTGTCTAATGCTTAAGAATACGgccttatgtacagtatatattttaacgGGGTCATCTGCATTAAGCCCCCTTCACCAGGTTCTTGATATCTTGTACAATAGCTGGTATAGTTTATTACCTCATGAATGCAATTCTTTGTCTGTATTCTAGAATGAAAATTGGCGTCTGCTTCTTCCTCATCTTCTCTATCATCTTTCCTCGAAACGAGAGACCCCGTGTTATTTTTGAAAGGTTACACACTTAACCCAGACACCTAATTATTGTCGTAATTCTATGATTTGTTAACAACCCTATGGAATGGAGAAGATGAATTGGACCAGagcattttttttctcttgtgttttTTGTTCGTATGcatgtcttgaaatatttttggttgtgagttaaatgataaaaaatgaaaaatacaattgaaaTTTCCTTTTAATCTAATAAAAGACACGGGGAGTTCTATTAAGTAAGTgctccttttttcatttttatttatttttgttctgtaTGAATAACCTTCTGTGATATGTGCCACAATGCAACTGCCTCACGAGGGGCTATTACTGTGcctgtcaaattctctctctctctctctctctctctctctctctctctctctctctctctctctctcctctctctctctctctctctctctctctctctctctctctcaagtattataCTTAAATTCTTAAACCTAGAAGTGAGAAAATGACTGAAAACCACCATCAGGTTGATCATCTCTTAATACATTTGTTACACATGGACTCTTGTCTAGCTGATTTCAAATCTAAAGCTTTAAGTCGCCAGAtggtataaaaaagtaaaaaaaaaaataataaaaaagtcaaAATAATGGAGGTcaagtttttccttctttttgCCAAATATTGTAACTCGAGTTTTCATTTCACCAGACTTTCCTCTGTACACTTTATCCCTTTTCAGTAGCCATGTTTCCCTCTCGGCCGAGGCAGAGGTTTAAGTTAGGTTAAGGGCTGTTTTTTCCCGTCCatcctgtccttttttttttttgttgcttcaAGGGAGAGAGAACAGACAGAGAGAATCGTCATAGGCAGTCACATAGGCCATACCTCTTCAAAAAAGGAGGCATTCACAATATGTAGATAGGCTAGTGTATAACCTGCCCATTGATTGTAAGAGTCATTATTTAGAAGTGACGAAAGAGGAAATCAATTCTTTTCTTCTGAATTCATTAGAACAGATGTCGTCAAaggcaaagaaataaaataaaaaccctcAAGTGTACTTCATTAAAAGCAAAGTAAACAGGagtaaaagaaattttgtaatCAGATCGTCAGCTGTAATAGcattattttttaatatgaaattatacatttttgaatctacatatattatatatataatgcagaaatTGCTAGTCTTCCTTGGTAATGATTAAAAATTATGGTCATGAATAAAGATAAGACCGATTTTTGGATTTTTCTTTAATACCTCCAGATAGTGTGATTGGGTTCATGATAAGTGAAACGGGCAATGTAAATCTGTCGATATGCTAAAGAGGAATACAGTTTTTGAAAACTGTCTAGTACAGTCGATATTCCTTGCATTCTTTAGTCAATTGAATATTTTTACTACTTCGCCTGCTATATGGATTAGTTTTAATGTTTCTTTTGaggaatgtataaaatatatgactATTTTTTAGTCTTCGACTTACATGAAGTTAcactaaatgaaaatttggttggaAGGATTTATTTTTTCCATCAGTTTTTATCGTTTGAAGAGTACCATTAGTATTATTAGTAAATGAGTTAAGCCAAACTTCTTTTTGAACTTATCCATCATAATGATATTCTTTTTAAGAATATTTCTCTAAttgaagaagcattaaattgacCAACTTATGATAGGTGGATTTCCTTCGAAATGAGAACGGCAAACCGAGGTAAAGAAATTGTACAGGTAAGCAAGTGTAAAGAGTATACAGTAAAGAACCCTCGAAAT
Coding sequences within:
- the LOC137616589 gene encoding acyl-CoA Delta-9 desaturase-like, whose product is MAPQAPDAAVKDGLISDDLTPHEHAELEDRELRINLRQIISNLRNLDWSKVVWRNLVLFVILHVYSVYGLYLAVIYAKWKTIFFSIVLYFMAALGITMGAHRLWSHRSFKARTPLRIVLALFQTIAFQNDIFEWARDHRVHHKYSETDADPHNARRGFFFSHMGWLMYRKHPDVIAKGKGLDLSDLENDPIVMFQRKYYLPAVITTCFLLPTVIPWMYWNEHIVTSLMVAGFLRYTIVLHITWFVNSLAHWVGNKPYDKSIYPSQNPVVAYLALGEGWHNYHHVFPWDYRTAELGGLINYNITCLVIDFCEKIGQAYDLRTVKPEMIERRVNRTGDGTYAPLAQKTK